One stretch of Acanthochromis polyacanthus isolate Apoly-LR-REF ecotype Palm Island chromosome 16, KAUST_Apoly_ChrSc, whole genome shotgun sequence DNA includes these proteins:
- the lgals8a gene encoding galectin-8 isoform X2, translating into MSISNPRQTFLNPSIPFAGTILGGLLPGEMVLIQGSVPPDADRFQVDFTCGSSVKPRADIAFHFNPRITKSCIVCNTLQKERWGREQILYQMPFKAGVIFEIIVLVQKDQFKVAVNGAHVLEYKHRVDLDRVDTILVSGKVKIQALGIVAPSSSAVFPAASLTAQDSEMNIISSSGGLSVPFRGQLLKGLSVGRSIAVKGEINQFAQIFCVNLRVSSGSDIALHLNPRLKEEVFIRNSFLSDCWGPEETKLASFPFAAGQYFEMIILCDSQHFRVAVNGVHQLDYKHRVQDLIRIDQLEVKGDVSLLDVKIF; encoded by the exons ATGTCGATTTCAAACCCGAGACAGACGTTTCTAAACCCG TCGATCCCCTTCGCTGGGACGATCCTGGGTGGTTTGCTGCCAGGAGAGATGGTTCTCATCCAGGGCTCAGTGCCACCTGATGCTGACAG GTTCCAGGTAGATTTCACGTGTGGCAGCAGTGTGAAGCCGAGGGCCGACATTGCGTTTCACTTCAACCCGAGGATTACAAAGTCGTGTATCGTCTGCAACACGCTGCAGAAGGAGCGCTGGGGCCGAGAGCAGATTCTGTACCAGATGCCCTTCAAGGCCGGAGTCATATTTGAGATCATCGTCCTCGTGCAGAAAGACCAGTTCAAG GTGGCCGTGAACGGAGCTCATGTGTTGGAGTATAAACACCGAGTGGACCTGGACCGAGTCGACACGATCCTCGTATCTGGAAAAGTGAAAATCCAGGCTTTGGGAATCGTGGCCCCGAGTTCA agtGCTGTCTTTCCTGCGGCCAGTCTGACCGCTCAGGACTCGGAGATGAAC ATTATTTCCTCATCAGGCGGATTG AGCGTTCCATTCAGAGGACAGCTGCTCAAAGGGCTGAGTGTGGGACGCAGCATCGCAGTCAAAGGAGAAATCAATCAGTTCGCACAAAT TTTCTGTGTGAACCTGCGAGTGTCGAGCGGCAGCGACATCGCTCTTCATCTCAACCCTCGTCTGAAGGAAGAGGTCTTCATCAGGAACTCCTTCCTGTCTGACTGCTGGGGCCCCGAGGAGACCAAGTTGGCCTCCTTCCCCTTTGCTGCAGGACAGTACTTTGAG ATGATCATCCTGTGTGACTCTCAGCACTTCAGAGTGGCCGTCAACGGCGTCCACCAGCTGGACTACAAACACCGAGTCCAGGACCTGATCCGCATCGACCAGCTGGAGGTGAAGGGAGACGTCTCGCTGCTCGACGTCAAGATCTTCTGA
- the lgals8a gene encoding galectin-8 isoform X1: MSISNPRQTFLNPSIPFAGTILGGLLPGEMVLIQGSVPPDADRFQVDFTCGSSVKPRADIAFHFNPRITKSCIVCNTLQKERWGREQILYQMPFKAGVIFEIIVLVQKDQFKVAVNGAHVLEYKHRVDLDRVDTILVSGKVKIQALGIVAPSSSAVFPAASLTAQDSEMNQIISSSGGLSVPFRGQLLKGLSVGRSIAVKGEINQFAQIFCVNLRVSSGSDIALHLNPRLKEEVFIRNSFLSDCWGPEETKLASFPFAAGQYFEMIILCDSQHFRVAVNGVHQLDYKHRVQDLIRIDQLEVKGDVSLLDVKIF, from the exons ATGTCGATTTCAAACCCGAGACAGACGTTTCTAAACCCG TCGATCCCCTTCGCTGGGACGATCCTGGGTGGTTTGCTGCCAGGAGAGATGGTTCTCATCCAGGGCTCAGTGCCACCTGATGCTGACAG GTTCCAGGTAGATTTCACGTGTGGCAGCAGTGTGAAGCCGAGGGCCGACATTGCGTTTCACTTCAACCCGAGGATTACAAAGTCGTGTATCGTCTGCAACACGCTGCAGAAGGAGCGCTGGGGCCGAGAGCAGATTCTGTACCAGATGCCCTTCAAGGCCGGAGTCATATTTGAGATCATCGTCCTCGTGCAGAAAGACCAGTTCAAG GTGGCCGTGAACGGAGCTCATGTGTTGGAGTATAAACACCGAGTGGACCTGGACCGAGTCGACACGATCCTCGTATCTGGAAAAGTGAAAATCCAGGCTTTGGGAATCGTGGCCCCGAGTTCA agtGCTGTCTTTCCTGCGGCCAGTCTGACCGCTCAGGACTCGGAGATGAAC CAGATTATTTCCTCATCAGGCGGATTG AGCGTTCCATTCAGAGGACAGCTGCTCAAAGGGCTGAGTGTGGGACGCAGCATCGCAGTCAAAGGAGAAATCAATCAGTTCGCACAAAT TTTCTGTGTGAACCTGCGAGTGTCGAGCGGCAGCGACATCGCTCTTCATCTCAACCCTCGTCTGAAGGAAGAGGTCTTCATCAGGAACTCCTTCCTGTCTGACTGCTGGGGCCCCGAGGAGACCAAGTTGGCCTCCTTCCCCTTTGCTGCAGGACAGTACTTTGAG ATGATCATCCTGTGTGACTCTCAGCACTTCAGAGTGGCCGTCAACGGCGTCCACCAGCTGGACTACAAACACCGAGTCCAGGACCTGATCCGCATCGACCAGCTGGAGGTGAAGGGAGACGTCTCGCTGCTCGACGTCAAGATCTTCTGA
- the LOC110953107 gene encoding ribonucleoside-diphosphate reductase subunit M2, which translates to MLSARSPLSDLNEKTVSSQMNNMSLDKENTPPSLSSSRILASKTARKIFNDAAPKAVKKSSSSEEEEPLLKDNPRRFVIFPIQYHDIWQMYKKAEASFWTAEEVDLSKDLQHWETLKEEEKYFISHVLAFFAASDGIVNENLVERFTQEVQVTEARCFYGFQIAMENIHSEMYSLLIDTYIKEPKEREYLFNAIETLPCVKKKADWALNWIGNKNATYGERVVAFAAVEGIFFSGSFAAIFWLKKRGLMPGLTFSNELISRDEGLHCDFACLMFKHLLNKPSTQTVTTIIRNAVEIEQEFLTEALPVKLIGMNCELMKQYIEFVADRLLLELGFSKIYRVDNPFDFMENISLEGKTNFFEKRVGEYQRMGVMSGTTDNTFRLDADF; encoded by the exons ATGCTCTCTGCTCGCTCTCCTCTCTCCGACCTCAACGAGAAAACAGTCAGCAGTCAGATGAACAACATGTCGCTGGACAAAGAAAACACG CCTCCGAGTCTGAGCAGCAGCCGCATCCTGGCGTCCAAAACCGCGCGGAAAATCTTCAACGATGCTGCG ccCAAAGCCGTGAAGaagagcagcagctcagaggaggaggagccgcTGCTGAAAGATAATCCTCGTCGCTTCGTCATCTTCCCCATCCAGTACCACGACATCTGGCAGATGTACAAGAAGGCCGAGGCCTCTTTCTGGACGGCAGAGGAG GTGGATCTGTCCAAAGACCTGCAGCACTGGGAGACTCTGAAGGAAGAAGAGAAGTACTTCATCTCACATGTGTTGGCTTTCTTCGCCGCCAGCGATGGCATCGTCAACGAGAATCTG GTGGAGCGTTTCACACAGGAAGTGCAGGTGACGGAGGCCCGCTGTTTCTATGGTTTCCAGATCGCCATGGAGAACATCCACTCAGAGATGTACAGCCTCCTGATCGACACCTACATCAAGGAGCCCAAAGAGAG GGAATACCTGTTCAACGCCATCGAGACTCTGCCGTGCGTGAAGAAGAAGGCCGACTGGGCGCTCAACTGGATCGGCAACAAGAACGCCACCTACG GAGAGCGTGTTGTGGCCTTCGCTGCCGTGGAGGGAATCTTCTTCTCTGGTTCCTTCGCTGCCATCTTCTGGCTGAAGAAGAGAGGCCTGATGCCCGGCCTGACCTTCTCCAACGAGCTCATCAGCAGAGACGAG GGTCTGCACTGCGATTTCGCCTGTCTCATGTTCAAACACCTGCTGAACAAACCGTCCACTCAAACCGTCACCACCATCATCAGAAACGCCGTTGAGATCGAGCAG GAGTTCCTGACTGAGGCTCTGCCGGTGAAGCTCATCGGGATGAACTGTGAGCTGATGAAGCAGTACATCGAGTTTGTGGCCGACAGACTGCTGCTGGAGCTCGGCTTCTCAAAG atctACCGGGTGGACAACCCCTTCGACTTCATGGAGAACATCTCTCTGGAGGGAAAGACCAACTTCTTTGAGAAGCGGGTGGGCGAGTACCAGAGGATGGGCGTCATGTCCGGCACCACAGACAACACCTTCAGGCTGGACGCCGACTTCTGA